The following proteins come from a genomic window of Mammaliicoccus sp. Marseille-Q6498:
- a CDS encoding hemolysin family protein, producing MEISTIINFIIFFVLIAFTMVFVGSEFALVKVRMTRIEQLISEGSKSAKIVHKMVKELDYYLSACQLGITVTSLGLGWIGEPTFEVLIHPVLEVISLPDALITTFSIVISFMIVTFIHVVVGELAPKTVAIQQAERLTLIFGRPLYYFGVVMKPLIWAMNGTARILVRTIGIQPTNEEQAMSEEELKLIMTQSYQSGEINHTELAYMQNIFSFDERLAKDIMVPRTQMITLTEPFNIEELLDIINEHHYTRYPISIDGDKDHIKGFINVKEFLTEYASGDPIKIDNYVHDLPLIHEVTRISDALVKMQKDHVHMALVIDEYGGTAGIITMEDILEEIVGEIRDEFDDDEVNDIIKTGEDTYQINGRVTLSELEEKFGIEFEDSDDIDTIGGWLQAHKPEIEKDDYVDTEYDKWVVIDVENHQIKTVALHKEFIKERKNFFDDEDDED from the coding sequence TTGGAAATTTCGACCATAATAAACTTTATTATATTCTTTGTATTAATTGCATTTACAATGGTATTCGTAGGATCTGAGTTCGCACTTGTTAAAGTACGTATGACTAGAATAGAACAATTAATATCTGAAGGTAGCAAATCAGCTAAAATTGTACATAAAATGGTAAAAGAACTAGATTACTATTTATCTGCATGTCAGCTTGGTATAACTGTAACATCACTTGGATTAGGTTGGATTGGTGAACCAACATTTGAAGTATTAATACATCCAGTATTGGAAGTAATAAGCTTACCAGATGCTTTAATCACAACTTTTTCAATCGTAATCAGTTTTATGATCGTTACATTTATTCACGTTGTAGTTGGTGAGTTAGCACCTAAGACTGTTGCAATACAACAGGCTGAAAGACTAACATTAATTTTTGGTAGACCACTTTATTATTTCGGAGTCGTAATGAAACCGTTAATTTGGGCTATGAATGGAACGGCACGTATTCTTGTACGAACTATAGGTATACAACCTACAAATGAAGAACAAGCAATGTCTGAAGAAGAATTAAAGCTTATCATGACTCAAAGCTATCAAAGTGGTGAAATCAATCACACTGAATTAGCTTATATGCAAAATATTTTCTCATTCGATGAAAGATTAGCAAAAGATATCATGGTACCTAGAACTCAAATGATTACTTTAACAGAACCATTTAATATAGAAGAATTATTGGATATTATTAATGAACATCATTATACACGTTATCCAATTTCAATTGATGGTGATAAAGACCATATTAAAGGCTTTATCAATGTGAAAGAATTTTTAACAGAATATGCATCAGGTGATCCAATTAAAATCGACAACTACGTGCACGATTTACCACTTATTCACGAAGTAACAAGAATTAGTGATGCATTAGTTAAAATGCAAAAAGATCACGTACACATGGCGTTGGTTATTGATGAATATGGTGGTACTGCAGGTATTATTACGATGGAAGATATTCTTGAAGAAATCGTTGGTGAAATTAGAGACGAATTCGATGACGATGAAGTCAATGATATTATTAAGACTGGTGAAGACACATACCAAATTAATGGCCGTGTGACGTTATCAGAACTTGAAGAGAAATTCGGTATCGAATTTGAAGACTCTGATGATATCGATACAATTGGTGGTTGGTTACAAGCCCATAAACCAGAAATTGAAAAAGATGACTACGTCGATACAGAATATGATAAATGGGTAGTAATAGATGTGGAAAATCATCAAAT
- a CDS encoding alpha/beta hydrolase codes for MLYYKTIIKSNNAEWVTLLHGAGGSSSIWYKQMRFYRKYFNILLVDLRGHGKSANKEWKKNDSFEHLAKEVVDVLDHLKIVKTHVIGMSLGTIVGQTMAESYPEKIKTLVLGGAIINVNLRTKFLLAIGRTIMNFVPYMLLYKLFAYIIMPKKAHEESRLRFVNEAKKVSQKHFIKWVKLTKLVNPYLAHLQVATKDIPTLFIMGDEDYLFMPPVERLVKENENFSLEIINHAGHVCNIDKPDEFNQISSKFIMKHVKAPAI; via the coding sequence ATGTTATATTACAAGACAATTATAAAATCAAATAATGCGGAATGGGTAACGTTATTGCATGGTGCTGGCGGGAGTTCTTCTATTTGGTATAAGCAAATGCGTTTTTATAGAAAGTATTTTAATATTTTGTTAGTTGATTTAAGAGGTCATGGAAAATCTGCTAATAAAGAATGGAAGAAAAATGATTCTTTTGAACATTTGGCTAAGGAAGTGGTCGATGTGCTTGATCATTTAAAGATAGTCAAGACGCATGTTATTGGCATGAGTTTAGGTACAATAGTTGGCCAAACGATGGCGGAGTCTTATCCTGAGAAGATTAAGACATTGGTATTAGGTGGGGCAATTATTAATGTGAATTTAAGGACGAAATTTTTATTAGCTATCGGTCGAACGATTATGAATTTTGTTCCGTATATGTTGCTTTATAAATTATTTGCTTACATTATTATGCCTAAAAAAGCGCACGAAGAGTCTAGATTGCGTTTTGTGAATGAAGCGAAAAAGGTTTCTCAAAAGCATTTTATAAAATGGGTGAAGTTAACGAAGCTTGTTAATCCTTACTTAGCTCATTTACAAGTTGCGACTAAAGATATTCCAACTTTATTTATTATGGGTGACGAAGATTATTTATTTATGCCTCCAGTAGAACGTTTAGTAAAAGAGAATGAAAATTTTTCATTAGAAATTATAAATCATGCTGGCCATGTGTGTAATATTGATAAGCCGGATGAATTTAATCAAATTAGTTCAAAGTTTATAATGAAACATGTTAAGGCTCCAGCTATTTAA
- a CDS encoding PTS fructose transporter subunit IIABC, whose amino-acid sequence MRITELLTKETIAMDLSANDKNKVIDELVAQLNKAGKLNDEATFKEAIHARESQSTTGIGEGIAIPHAKTDAVKSPAIAFGKSIDGVDYESLDMQPAHLFFMIAAPAGGAQTHLDALAKLSGILMDENVRAELLQAKSEEEVLDIINKNDDEASDEESEAAAMDTSNNTTEESGLVLAVTACPTGIAHTYMAADSLKNQAKKMGVPIKVETNGSGGIKNHLTDEDIEKASGIIVAADVHVETDRFDGKNVIQVPVADGIKRPEELINLAQDTSRKPFVAKGGKQSSAGKNEKQSVSKTIYKHLMNGVSNMLPLVISGGILMAIVFLFGENSFDPKSGQYNEFAANLWKIGNESAFQLIVPILAGFIARSIADKPGFASGLVGGMLAVAGGSGFLGGILAGFLAGYLTEGIKYLFKKLPQMFEGLKPTLIYPILSVGLTGLLMVYIVNPPTSWLNHLLLNGLDSLSGSNIVLLGLVVGAMMAIDMGGPFNKAAYVFATAALTEGNAAAITAAMVGGMVPPIAIATAMLIFRNKFTKAQKGSILPNYVMGLSFITEGAIPFAAADPLRVIPSMMIGSGLGGAIALGLGSSIQAPHGGIFVILATDFGHSLQTLLAVVIGALVGAIIYGLLKPKLSKDQEEIAEAIE is encoded by the coding sequence ATGAGAATTACGGAACTTTTAACAAAAGAAACAATAGCAATGGATTTATCTGCAAACGATAAAAACAAAGTCATAGATGAATTAGTAGCGCAATTGAATAAAGCAGGGAAATTGAATGATGAAGCTACTTTTAAAGAAGCAATTCATGCAAGAGAATCACAAAGTACAACGGGAATAGGTGAAGGGATTGCAATTCCACATGCGAAAACAGATGCTGTAAAATCACCTGCAATTGCATTTGGTAAATCTATAGATGGTGTTGATTACGAATCTTTAGACATGCAACCAGCACATTTATTCTTTATGATTGCAGCTCCAGCTGGCGGTGCACAAACACATTTAGATGCTTTAGCTAAGTTATCTGGTATTTTAATGGATGAAAATGTTAGAGCAGAATTACTACAAGCTAAAAGCGAAGAAGAAGTCTTAGATATTATTAATAAAAATGATGACGAAGCAAGTGATGAAGAATCAGAAGCGGCAGCAATGGACACTTCAAATAATACAACTGAAGAAAGTGGTTTAGTATTAGCAGTAACAGCTTGTCCTACAGGTATTGCACATACTTATATGGCAGCAGATTCTTTGAAAAATCAAGCGAAAAAAATGGGCGTACCAATTAAAGTTGAAACGAATGGTTCAGGTGGAATTAAAAATCACTTAACAGATGAAGACATTGAAAAAGCATCTGGTATTATCGTTGCAGCTGATGTCCATGTTGAAACTGACAGATTTGATGGTAAAAATGTTATACAAGTTCCAGTAGCTGACGGTATAAAACGACCTGAAGAATTGATTAACTTGGCACAAGATACATCACGTAAACCTTTTGTTGCAAAAGGTGGGAAACAAAGCTCTGCAGGAAAAAATGAAAAACAAAGTGTATCAAAAACAATTTATAAACACTTAATGAACGGTGTTTCTAATATGTTACCACTCGTAATTTCAGGTGGTATTTTGATGGCAATTGTATTTTTATTCGGTGAAAACTCATTTGATCCGAAAAGTGGTCAATATAACGAATTCGCAGCAAACTTATGGAAAATAGGTAACGAAAGTGCGTTCCAATTAATCGTTCCAATCCTAGCTGGTTTCATTGCTAGAAGTATTGCAGATAAACCTGGATTTGCTTCAGGTCTTGTCGGTGGTATGTTAGCAGTAGCAGGTGGCTCAGGATTCTTAGGTGGTATTCTTGCAGGTTTCCTTGCAGGTTACTTAACTGAAGGTATTAAATATTTATTCAAGAAATTACCACAAATGTTCGAAGGATTAAAACCAACATTAATTTATCCAATATTATCAGTTGGCTTGACTGGTCTATTGATGGTTTACATCGTGAACCCACCAACATCTTGGTTAAACCATTTATTATTAAACGGATTAGATAGTTTATCAGGTTCAAACATCGTATTATTAGGATTAGTAGTTGGCGCAATGATGGCTATCGATATGGGTGGACCATTTAATAAAGCAGCATATGTATTCGCAACTGCAGCATTAACAGAAGGAAATGCAGCAGCAATTACAGCAGCAATGGTAGGCGGTATGGTACCTCCAATTGCAATCGCAACAGCTATGCTTATATTTAGAAATAAATTTACTAAAGCACAAAAAGGTTCAATCTTACCAAACTATGTAATGGGACTATCCTTCATTACAGAAGGTGCAATTCCATTTGCAGCAGCAGACCCATTACGCGTTATACCATCAATGATGATAGGTTCAGGACTTGGTGGCGCAATAGCATTAGGATTAGGATCTAGTATCCAAGCACCACACGGCGGTATATTTGTAATATTAGCAACTGACTTCGGTCACTCATTACAAACATTATTAGCAGTAGTTATCGGAGCATTAGTCGGTGCAATTATTTACGGATTACTTAAACCAAAATTATCAAAAGACCAAGAAGAAATAGCAGAAGCAATAGAATAG
- the pfkB gene encoding 1-phosphofructokinase, which yields MIYTVTFNPSIDYVMFTEQFQVGELNRAHKTNKFPGGKGINVSRVLTTLNVENTATGFVGGFPGEFIKDELKKSNILTDFVEVDDDTRINVKLKSGSETEINGPGPSIEESHYKQFLSKMNNTNSKDTVIIAGSVPSTLKVPVYQEVAEILKTTGATLIVDAEKDLMKSILSYKPKFVKPNKTELEEIFDKQIETDQEVIECAKQLMDEGAQSVIVSLGGEGAIYVDSNIQLKAIVPNGEVVNTVGSGDSTVAGMVAGLETGKDIEEAFKLAVSCGTATAFNADLAEYDDIEDIISKVTIKHL from the coding sequence ATGATATACACAGTTACTTTTAATCCATCAATTGACTATGTAATGTTTACTGAACAGTTTCAAGTTGGTGAATTAAATAGAGCACATAAAACAAATAAATTCCCTGGTGGAAAAGGGATTAACGTTTCAAGAGTACTTACAACGTTGAATGTGGAAAATACAGCTACAGGTTTTGTAGGCGGTTTTCCAGGAGAATTTATTAAAGACGAATTAAAAAAATCAAACATTTTAACAGATTTTGTTGAAGTAGATGATGATACGAGAATTAATGTGAAATTAAAATCAGGATCTGAAACAGAAATTAATGGACCTGGCCCTAGTATTGAAGAAAGTCATTATAAGCAATTTTTAAGCAAGATGAACAATACGAACTCTAAAGATACAGTTATCATTGCTGGCAGTGTTCCAAGTACACTGAAAGTTCCTGTTTATCAAGAAGTTGCCGAAATATTAAAAACAACAGGTGCGACATTAATAGTAGATGCTGAAAAAGATTTAATGAAATCAATTCTTTCTTATAAACCTAAATTTGTAAAACCTAATAAGACTGAACTAGAAGAAATTTTTGATAAACAAATAGAAACAGATCAAGAAGTAATTGAATGTGCGAAACAACTTATGGATGAAGGTGCACAATCTGTCATTGTATCACTTGGTGGTGAAGGCGCCATTTATGTAGATTCAAATATTCAACTTAAAGCAATTGTACCGAACGGGGAAGTTGTGAATACAGTCGGTTCTGGTGATAGTACTGTTGCGGGAATGGTCGCAGGATTAGAAACTGGTAAAGATATTGAAGAAGCTTTTAAATTAGCAGTAAGTTGCGGTACTGCGACAGCTTTTAATGCTGACTTAGCTGAATATGATGATATTGAAGACATTATTTCAAAAGTGACAATTAAACATTTATAA
- a CDS encoding DeoR/GlpR family DNA-binding transcription regulator: protein MLTEERHQLIIDTINQRETVSLQELINLTNSSTSTIRRDLSQLEQNGFLKRVHGGATQISKRHQERNMTDKESRHQEEKREIAKLAVSYISDGDTIYLDAGTTTLEMVHYINQRDIVVVTNGLTHVKPLLDKGIKVYMTGGEVKFTTLANIGVNAVKSLEKYRFDKAFIGMNGIDTVYGLTTPDPNESKMKETAISLAAQVYVLLDHSKFNEVSFAKIDYEKEINILTSHKAIHEVENIEQYRENFNISGGIQ from the coding sequence ATGTTAACGGAAGAACGACATCAATTGATCATCGATACGATAAATCAACGGGAAACAGTGTCATTGCAAGAACTTATTAATTTAACGAACTCAAGCACATCAACGATTAGACGAGATTTATCTCAATTAGAGCAGAATGGTTTTTTGAAAAGAGTTCACGGTGGTGCTACTCAAATTTCAAAGCGTCATCAAGAAAGAAATATGACAGATAAAGAATCTCGACATCAAGAAGAAAAAAGGGAAATAGCGAAATTAGCTGTAAGTTATATTTCGGATGGAGATACAATTTATTTAGATGCTGGGACAACAACTTTAGAAATGGTTCATTATATAAATCAACGAGACATCGTGGTCGTAACGAATGGTTTAACACACGTGAAGCCATTGTTAGATAAAGGCATTAAAGTTTATATGACAGGTGGCGAAGTGAAGTTTACAACTTTAGCCAACATTGGTGTTAATGCAGTGAAATCTTTAGAAAAATATAGATTTGATAAAGCATTTATTGGTATGAACGGTATTGATACGGTATACGGATTAACAACACCTGACCCAAACGAATCTAAAATGAAAGAAACAGCAATCAGTTTAGCAGCTCAAGTATATGTATTGTTGGATCATTCGAAGTTTAATGAAGTTTCATTTGCAAAAATTGATTATGAAAAAGAAATAAATATTTTAACTTCACATAAAGCAATTCATGAAGTAGAAAATATAGAACAATATAGAGAAAATTTTAATATTAGTGGAGGTATACAATGA
- a CDS encoding amidohydrolase: protein MSNLKEKLFNLIEQKEDQMIEIRRHLHQHPELSFEETQTADYIQSFYKDKDVKVSKPLDGEHAIIVEITGGKKGRTIGLRADFDALPIIEETDVPFKSENEGVMHACGHDVHTAYLMGLADSLIELKEELPGTIKIIHQHAEEKPPGGAKSIVESGVLDDLDEVYGIHIVPVAGPEFIGYNKGPSFSGSSTFKLTINGLGGHAASPHKTHDALVAGTNFVNAIQTVVSRRIDPLDMGVVTIGAFEAPGGYNIIQDSVTIKGTARYLNPELEETMYQEIKKIADSVAIGFDVECDLDYNYGYPVLYNHPEQTEKVAEILSESKGDYFEQLVEIPQVTGSEDFAYYLQKFPGSFYIVGSKPEGMTEPYMNHHPKFDVNEKCMVVSAKSLGEITLNRLELEN, encoded by the coding sequence ATGAGCAATTTGAAAGAAAAGTTATTTAATCTTATCGAACAAAAAGAAGATCAAATGATTGAAATAAGAAGACACTTACATCAACACCCTGAGTTATCATTTGAGGAAACTCAAACTGCTGACTATATTCAATCTTTTTATAAAGATAAAGATGTTAAAGTTTCAAAACCACTTGATGGTGAACATGCTATTATCGTTGAAATCACAGGCGGTAAAAAAGGCAGAACAATTGGCTTAAGAGCTGACTTTGACGCTTTACCTATTATTGAAGAAACAGACGTACCATTTAAATCAGAAAATGAAGGTGTGATGCACGCTTGTGGTCACGATGTTCATACTGCATATTTAATGGGATTAGCAGATTCATTAATTGAATTAAAAGAAGAATTACCAGGAACAATCAAAATCATTCATCAACATGCTGAAGAAAAACCACCAGGCGGAGCTAAATCAATAGTAGAATCTGGTGTACTTGATGACTTAGACGAAGTTTATGGTATTCATATCGTACCAGTTGCAGGTCCAGAATTTATAGGCTACAACAAAGGACCTTCTTTCTCAGGAAGTTCAACTTTCAAATTAACTATTAACGGTCTTGGCGGACATGCCGCAAGCCCACATAAAACACACGACGCACTTGTTGCAGGTACAAACTTTGTAAACGCAATTCAAACAGTCGTTTCAAGAAGAATCGATCCATTAGATATGGGCGTTGTTACAATCGGAGCATTTGAAGCACCTGGTGGTTACAATATCATTCAAGATAGCGTAACAATTAAAGGTACTGCAAGATATTTAAACCCTGAATTAGAAGAAACAATGTATCAAGAAATTAAAAAAATAGCAGACAGCGTAGCAATTGGATTTGACGTTGAATGTGACCTTGATTATAACTATGGCTACCCAGTACTTTACAATCATCCAGAACAAACAGAAAAAGTAGCAGAAATATTATCCGAAAGTAAAGGAGATTATTTCGAACAATTAGTTGAAATTCCACAAGTAACAGGATCAGAAGACTTCGCTTATTATTTACAGAAGTTCCCAGGTTCATTCTATATTGTAGGAAGTAAACCAGAAGGAATGACAGAACCATACATGAATCATCATCCAAAATTCGATGTAAATGAAAAATGCATGGTCGTTTCAGCAAAATCATTAGGTGAAATAACACTTAATAGATTAGAATTAGAAAATTAA
- a CDS encoding aldo/keto reductase: MERIQINKHVSYSRIVQGFWRLNEWGYSNQQLNDYIHEVVDRGITTMDHADIYGNHTCEALFGEALALTPNLREKIEIVTKCGIILPNDNDPKLDGHRYDHSYDHIIESVDRSLLNLKTDYIDTLLIHRPSPLMDPDEVTRAVMHLVEEGKIKAFGVSNFKCNQYELLNESLKKEMSHISVNQVEVSPYELENIEDCTLNRMLQHDVKVMAWSPLAGGALFNENDPKSKRILEVVKPLAAKYDVSVSTIMYSWILRLPAKAMPIVGSSKIERVDEAVKATKIQLTDQEWFDIYVASRGEDIL; encoded by the coding sequence ATGGAACGTATACAAATAAATAAGCATGTAAGTTACTCTAGAATAGTACAAGGATTTTGGCGTTTAAATGAATGGGGTTATAGCAATCAACAATTGAATGATTATATACATGAAGTCGTGGATAGAGGTATTACAACGATGGACCATGCAGATATTTATGGTAATCATACGTGTGAAGCTTTGTTTGGAGAAGCGTTAGCATTAACGCCTAACTTAAGAGAAAAAATAGAAATCGTTACAAAATGCGGTATTATTTTACCGAATGACAATGATCCAAAATTAGACGGACATCGCTATGACCACAGCTATGATCATATTATAGAATCAGTTGATCGTTCATTATTAAATTTAAAAACGGACTATATTGATACGTTGCTTATACATCGTCCTTCACCATTAATGGATCCTGACGAAGTAACAAGAGCAGTGATGCATTTAGTAGAAGAAGGTAAAATTAAAGCGTTCGGCGTTTCCAATTTTAAATGTAACCAATATGAATTGTTAAACGAAAGCCTTAAAAAAGAAATGTCTCATATATCTGTTAATCAAGTAGAAGTTTCACCATACGAATTAGAAAATATTGAAGATTGTACATTAAATAGAATGTTGCAACACGACGTTAAAGTGATGGCATGGAGCCCATTAGCAGGTGGCGCTTTATTTAATGAAAATGATCCAAAATCTAAACGAATATTAGAAGTTGTAAAACCACTTGCTGCTAAATACGACGTTAGCGTAAGCACAATTATGTATAGTTGGATATTAAGATTACCAGCAAAAGCAATGCCGATAGTAGGATCAAGTAAAATTGAAAGAGTAGACGAAGCGGTAAAAGCAACTAAAATCCAACTAACAGACCAAGAATGGTTTGATATTTATGTAGCATCACGTGGAGAAGATATATTATAA
- a CDS encoding GTP-binding protein, which translates to MSSNNVTNDKMAITVLTGFLGSGKTTLLQRLILKAKEAGQKVAIIMNEFGSFDVDSQILGDDVSTKSLLNGCICCSLKDDMEVVLHNLYHKEKPDLVLIEATGIAHPVEVVEACQNPTLIDKVKMPFIIGVMDGKRYLERDRYTKQTKLLMEEQMTYAHVIVVNKSDELSTQEKDLLKTSLSSIRHQPEIHFTNYSNIDDLRMPENVLINVESGHSHHHGIQSMNYTFSGPIDMSMLISFLRQLPDSVLRIKGYVKFQEEPNQTYLFQYAFGVPQYEPEIMNMPLTLVIIGESLDKAYLRNKLDMLNFS; encoded by the coding sequence ATGAGTTCGAATAATGTTACAAATGATAAAATGGCTATTACAGTTTTGACTGGCTTTTTAGGAAGCGGTAAAACAACTTTATTACAAAGGTTAATTTTGAAAGCAAAAGAGGCTGGGCAAAAAGTTGCAATTATAATGAATGAATTCGGTTCTTTTGATGTAGATAGTCAAATATTAGGCGATGATGTTTCAACTAAAAGTTTATTAAATGGATGCATATGTTGTTCATTAAAAGACGATATGGAAGTGGTTTTACACAATTTATATCATAAAGAAAAGCCAGATTTAGTATTAATAGAGGCAACTGGTATAGCGCATCCAGTAGAAGTCGTTGAAGCTTGTCAAAATCCAACTTTAATAGATAAAGTTAAAATGCCATTCATAATAGGTGTAATGGATGGAAAGAGATATTTAGAAAGAGATCGTTATACGAAACAGACGAAACTTTTAATGGAAGAGCAAATGACATATGCTCATGTTATAGTTGTTAATAAATCAGATGAATTATCCACCCAGGAAAAAGACTTATTAAAGACATCTTTATCTTCAATAAGACATCAACCAGAAATTCATTTCACTAACTATTCCAATATAGATGACTTAAGAATGCCTGAAAATGTATTAATAAATGTAGAAAGTGGGCATAGCCATCACCACGGTATTCAATCTATGAATTACACATTTAGTGGACCAATTGATATGTCCATGTTGATTAGCTTTTTGAGACAATTACCTGATTCCGTTCTTAGAATAAAAGGGTATGTAAAGTTTCAAGAAGAACCAAATCAAACGTACTTATTTCAATATGCGTTTGGTGTGCCACAATATGAACCAGAAATCATGAACATGCCTTTAACACTTGTCATTATTGGCGAATCATTAGATAAAGCGTACTTACGAAATAAATTAGATATGTTAAATTTTTCATAG
- a CDS encoding MarR family transcriptional regulator gives MQDNLNIKNQLCFNLYNAQRQVNRYYSNKIFKEYNLTYPQYLVLTILWETAPVNVKKLVTDLALDTGTVSPLLKRMENIDLIKRIRSELDQREVFVHLTDKSKEMKQHLDNAPQLIQNVSKLDEEETKQLNDLLLKMIDNVDKANQEK, from the coding sequence ATGCAAGATAACTTAAATATCAAAAATCAATTGTGTTTTAATTTATATAATGCACAAAGACAAGTCAATCGTTATTATTCAAATAAAATTTTTAAGGAGTATAACTTAACGTATCCACAATATTTAGTACTTACAATTTTGTGGGAAACAGCCCCTGTCAATGTCAAAAAGCTCGTTACCGACTTAGCGCTTGATACAGGAACAGTATCTCCATTATTAAAAAGAATGGAAAATATCGATTTAATCAAACGTATAAGATCAGAATTAGATCAACGTGAAGTATTTGTTCATTTAACAGATAAAAGTAAAGAAATGAAACAACATTTAGACAATGCACCACAATTAATACAAAACGTATCGAAATTGGATGAAGAGGAAACTAAACAATTAAACGATCTCTTACTAAAAATGATTGATAACGTAGACAAAGCAAATCAAGAAAAATAG